atttaacatataaaactaaaattgtaaaaatatttttcgacaaTGTGTTATAGATTTTGTTTGCCTTAATTGCTGCTACTGCCGCCCATCCTGGTATTTATGGTGGTTTGGGGGGTTTAGGTCATGGCTATGGTTTAGGTGGTGGCATTAGCTATGCTGCCCCTGCCGTTAGTTATGCAGCTCCCGCTGTAAGCTATGCAGCTCCTGCTGTAAGCTATGCAACTCCTGCTGTAAGCTATGCAGCCCCAGCTGTTACTTATGCTGCCGCCGCTCCTGTGGTTAAGGCCGTTGCTGCTGCCCCAGCTGCTACAATTGTCAAGACTGTAGGCCCTTCTTCTGCTACCAGTTATAACTCCTTTACCACTGTGAGTTTGTTAAGTTCATCATTTAAAGCTAAAATTTCCTTAAACTTTTTCTCTACTTAAAGGTTGTTAACCAACCAGCTGTTAAAGCTGTAGCCGTAGCAGCTCCCGCAGTTTCCTATGCAGCTCCTGCCATTTCTTATGCAGCACCCGCCGTTTCCGCTGTTAAGGTAGCTGCTGCGCCTGCCATTTCCTATGCTGCTGCTCCTGCCATTTCCTACGCTGCTGCACCCGCCATCTCAGTAGGGTATGGCCATGGTGGTTTTGGTTATGGTCATGGTTTTGGCTATGGCGGTCATCATTAAGTTTCTTTAGTCCGGAAAACTATCATCACCCTCAACAAAATCTTCTACTTATGAAACATTGAATGCCGCCGTATTAATTTCGCCATTAACGAATAACGAACTTTAGTcattaactttgttttatgtttttttttaatattcatagtAATTTTAAGAATACCAAATCGGAGGGTTTTAAAAACATCGTTTACCGCCCAACCAATATACCAGCACGATTGTAGAaagaatcaaaaatatatttataaaatttataattattattttaagcgctaacatttttatgtttcaaTCTAATCGCCGTTTCTTTGCTCTAATCTTAAtctcctttttattttaaattaatggcAAGGAAGAAAGttcatgtttaaaatttaaaccccAGAAACAGAAATCTCTTGTATTGTGATCATATAgttcatatttttagaaaacattttataaatcaaaaaatttaaaaaaaagtttttaaaaataaaaagtaattgagcttttttcaaaaaaaaaactcttgaattttatttaatgtgaaaatcaaaaaaaaatcgatgTGTTggtctataaattagactatatactggactaggCTGGACCATAGACATGACTTtatgtagactatagattgtactATAAACTAAGtcatatactagactgtagattacaCTATAGGCTGAAGAGTAAAcagtagactagaatatagactacagtgTAGGTTTGACTATGTTCTTGACTAAAGACCAAAATATGGTctagaatatacactagactatagaatagtctataggctaaaaTCTATACtacaaagtagactatagactagaatatagactacactattgaatGGACTTTACTTAAGAAGATTATggaatatactatatactagactatagactggactatagactagactatagactcgactatagactagactatagactaaactaaagactagactatagactagactaaagaccagactaaagtccagactaaagactagactatagactacactagattatatactagtcacagactagactaaagactagagtatgggttagactatatactagactatagaagaaactaaaggctagactataggctaaactatagaccagactagactatagactagactatagactagactatagactagactatagactagactatagactagaatatagactagaatatagactagaatatagactagactatagactagactatagactagactatagactagactatagactagactacagactagactatagactagactatagactagactatagactagattatacactaaactatagactagacttaagactagactatatactagactatagactagactatagattagactttagactagactatcaattagactatagactagactataggctagactacagactagactatagactagactagattatatacaagactacagattagagtatggactatactatagaagagactataggttagactatagataagcctAAGGAATACACTAcagattcgactatagactagaatgtagactagactatagactacactagcttatatactagaccacagactagattatagactacactagctTATATAccagaccacagactagactaaagactagagtataggctagactataggcaagactgtagactagactatagattaggctgcagactggactttagactagactgcagactagactatagattagactatatactagactacatgctagactatagactagactatagactagattatatactagactaaagacaagactataggctaaaccataggctaaactatagagtagactatagactagactttagactagaatatacattagtatatagactagactatagaataggctatagactaggctattttAGACTATGTATATGCTAGATAATACACTAGACTGTAATCAAGACTATAATAataactgtagactagactagtttgTAGACTACACTaataactaaacattttttttttttttgaaaatttataattacgaATCATTCTCGACATATTTTAGTTATCCTtctcttaaaacaaaaaactaacatAAACTAGATTCACTTTGTTCAGCTGGTGACTTCAGTCAGACGCTGGACAAGACACGTACGTATGTACATACGAAACAAACgaccaaaactaaaatataagaGCAGCAAAAGACAGACCATAAGAATCACATTTTCTctactttaaaatattgtaaaagagATGCATTGCTATGTGAAAAATGATGCGAATTTTGTGTAGAGATAGATCGTTTTTAATGTATTGATCATAATTTATGCGATCGATGTCTGTTGAATAGATATTTTTTCGGGGTGATTATgcgtgtttttttattatttttagtgaGTGAGTTTAgtggtttaatttttatgtgttttttttcccCAATATTTAGAGATTCTGTGCAGagatttttatgtgtttttttgttttgttttatttagttcggcttttgtttaatttcaattgcaattttttgcatTAGATTTTCCAATGTGTATAAAAGTATCGTAAAATCTATGATGAATTACAGTTCAACTAAACATATTTAGACGTGCAGTCATCTGGAAAAAGcggttaaaatattaaagtgttactaatatttgtttaaggaaatatcctgatttttgtgatttttaagaaaatttaataaaagaaaatataaatatgaaatttttggtgagaaatctaaatttttagaaaaaattagtttttttaatttattaatcattattGACATGTGTTATAGGTGTTGTTTGCCTTAATTGCTGCTACTGCCGCCCATCCTGGTATTTATGGTGGTTTGGGTGGTTATGGTCATGGTTATGGTTATGGCGGTGGCATTAGTTATGCTGCCCCTGCCGTTAGTTATGCAGCTCCAGCTGTAAGTTATTCAGCCCCTGCTGTTAGCTATGCAGCTCCAGCAGTTAGCTATGCTGCCGCTCCTGTAGTAAAGGCCGTTGCTGCTGCTCCTGCTATTTCATATGCTGCCCCAGCCATTTCGTATGCAGCCCCAGCAGTTGTCAAGGCTGTGGCCGCTCCTGCTACCAGTTATTCCACTTTTAGCACAGTGAGTTGTTTAAAGGTTTTGCTTTAAGTTGAACtctgttttgattttttatttttttaataaaaaggttGTAAGCCATGCACCAGCTGTCAAAGCAGTAGCTTATGCCGCTCCAGCCATTTCTTATGCAGCTCCTGCCGTTAAAGTAGCTGCTGCCCCAGCCATTTCCTATGCTGCTGCTCCTGCCATTTCATATGCGGCCCCTGCCATCTCCTATGCAGCTCCTGCCGTTTCAGCTGTTAAGGTCGCTGCTGCACCCGCCATTTCCTATGCTGCTGCTCCTGCCATTTCCTATGCTGCTGCGCCTGCCATCTCGGTAGGGTATGGTCATGGTGGTTATGGTTATGGTCATGGTTATGGCTATGGTGGTCACCATTAAGTTTCTTTAGAACGGAAACTATCGACCTCAAAATAACCAACTACTTGTGAAACATTGAAAGCCGCcgtataatttttgaaaataacgaTTAACGAATTTAgtcattaactttttttaacgtTGTTTACATTAACTTTAAGAATATCAAACGCTTGtgttaaacaaacaacatttattCCCCTTAAAGGAAAAACCACCACGTTTGCAGAaagaatcaaaaatatattttatattttaaagtaaaagaaaaacacaaaaattataattattattttaagcgCTAACTCTATTATGTTTCAATTAAACCGCCTTTTCTTTGCTCCAAAAATTTTTTaggtattaaattgtttaatcctttttccatataaatttaTGGCAAGgaaaaaaagttcaatttaaacaaaaaaaaaaaaaaacgacaacagAAATCTCTTGTATTGTGATTATTTAGttgatatttttagaaaacaaatttttataaatcaaaaagcaaaaaaaaaaaataataaataaatataaaaagtaattgcactttttttcataaaaaacttttgcaatTTTGTATATGTGAAAGCCTGTATAAGGTCAGTATTTTGAGCTGGACTACAGAGTAAACTAgaaaataaactagactataaacatgacggcctagactatacactagaattttaactagactactgactaggccattgactataaactatagactatactaatatatagactatactacagactatagaataaattatagaaaatgctATGAAAAAAACGAtatactgtagaatagactataaattagactatagactagactgtagaccagactatagactagactatagactagactgtagactagactatagcctaaactatataatagactatagactagactgtagaatagactatagactagaatatagaccagactatagactagactgtagactagactatagaatagactaaaactataatatagactagactatagaatagactatagactagactatagaatagactatagactagactaaagactacactataaaaagactaaaaattaaactatagacaatactatagactagaaaatagacttggctatagagtagactataaactagactatagaccggactatagactagatcataaactagactatggatcagactatagattagactatagaccagaatataaactagactatagactagactataaattagactatagactagactatagactagactatagactagactatagactagactataaactagactatagactagactttagactagactatagactagacttcagactagactagactatagactagactaaagactagaccaaagattacactatagactaggctataaatagactaggctacagacttaACTATATACTAACCATTGACAACACTAGATCgtagactagagactaggctataaatagaatatagacttaactatagaaagGACTATGGAGTAGAACATACAAGACAAGACTACAgcgtagactatagacaagactatagactagactatagacaagactaaagactagactatagacaagactatagactatagacaagactaaagactagactatagacaagactatagactagactatagactagactatagactagactatagacaagactatagacaagactatagacaagactatagacaagactatagacaagactatagactagactatagattagactgtagactagactataggctagactataggctagactatagactggattatagacaagactatagacaagactaaagactagactatagacaagactaaagactagactatagacaagactatagactggattatagacaagactatatactagactatagacaagactatatactagactatagactataggctagactgtatactagactgtaggctagactatagactggattatagacaagactatagactagactatagacaagactaaagactagactatagactagactatagacaagactatagactagactatagactagactatagacaagactatagactagactatagactagactatagaatagactatagacaagactaaagaagagactatagacaagactatagactggattatagacaagactatagactggaaagaatatactttagactagacagacttgactatagggtAGAACATATAAGAACTACATtgtatactataggctagactatagactagactggattatagagtagattgtagattatactatagaatagactatactatagactacattatagtctagactttagagcATACTATAGAAACAGATGTTTACATTTCGTCCACAAAGTATACCTTAAAAAGGcacttttgtttatttctgaAAGTACTTTCACAAACTCTGTTGATCAAACATTCTAAAGTTAGTTTTGTTTAGATGGTGACTTCAGTCAGACACTAAACAAGACACAAAGACACTGATTATAAGAATTACATTTTGAGATTGAGACAATTTTCTCTGTCTATagtattaaaaaggaaaatatgtattttataaaagagaGCAAATGCTTTGCGAATTTAGAGAGTTTAGAGATCGAACGTTTTAATGCATTGAACATAATGTGAACGAACATAAGTTTGGGGTGATTGTGCGTGTTTTTGTTTAAGTGAGtgattttagtgtttttattaagttagttttttattcaatattaagAGATtctgtttaaagatttttgtgagttttttgtttgaattatttTGGTCGCTtttgtttaattcaattttttaagattttttcgcATTAGATTTTCCAATGTGTATAAAAGTATCGCAAAATCTTTGATGAATTACAGTTCAACAAAACGCATCTAGACGTGCAGTCATTTCGAAAAAgttgataaaatattaaagtgttATTAATACTTGTTATTGAAGGAAATATCCTGATTTTtgtgattaataaaaaaaataataaaataagatgaaatttttggtgagaaaaatttaagaaaaactattcTGTGGATGTTATAATCATTCTCGGCATGTGTTATAGATTTTGTTTGCCTTAATAGCTGCTACTGCTGCCCATCCTGGCATATATGGTGGTTTGGGAGGTTTAGGTCATGGCTATGGTTTAGGTGGTGGCATTAGCTATGCTGCCCCTGCTGTTAGCTATGCAGCCCCTGCTGTCAGCTATGCAGCTCCAGCTGTTACTTATGCTGCTGCTGCTCCTGTGGTTAaggctgttgctgctgctcctGCTATTTCATATGCTGCCCCAGCACCTGCTGTTGTCAAGGCTGTTGCCTCTCCTATTATTAGTTACACTACTtatgtgagttttttttctgatttttaattgaaactCAGTTCTATCTTGataatgttaatgttttatttttaggttgAAAGCAATTCCCCAGGTTCCAAAACTATTGAAGTTGCAGCTCCTGCCGTTAAAGTAGCTGC
The window above is part of the Lucilia cuprina isolate Lc7/37 chromosome 6, ASM2204524v1, whole genome shotgun sequence genome. Proteins encoded here:
- the LOC111689193 gene encoding ice-structuring glycoprotein-like, producing MKFLILFALIAATAAHPGIYGGLGGLGHGYGLGGGISYAAPAVSYAAPAVSYAAPAVSYATPAVSYAAPAVTYAAAAPVVKAVAAAPAATIVKTVGPSSATSYNSFTTVVNQPAVKAVAVAAPAVSYAAPAISYAAPAVSAVKVAAAPAISYAAAPAISYAAAPAISVGYAAPAVSYAAPAVSYSAPAVSYAAPAVSYAAAPVVKAVAAAPAISYAAPAISYAAPAVVKAVAAPATSYSTFSTVVSHAPAVKAVAYAAPAISYAAPAVKVAAAPAISYAAAPAISYAAPAISYAAPAVSAVKVAAAPAISYAAAPAISYAAAPAISVGYGHGGYGYGHGYGYGGHH
- the LOC111689194 gene encoding cuticle protein 16.5-like, whose amino-acid sequence is MKFLILFALIAATAAHPGIYGGLGGLGHGYGLGGGISYAAPAVSYAAPAVSYAAPAVTYAAAAPVVKAVAAAPAISYAAPAPAVVKAVASPIISYTTYVESNSPGSKTIEVAAPAVKVAAAPAISYAAAPAISYAAPAVSAVKVAAAPAISYAAAPAISYAAPAVSAVKVAAAPAISYAAAPAISYAAPAVSAVKVAAAPAISYAAAPAISYAAAPAISVGYGHGGFGYGHGFGYGGHH